The Hemicordylus capensis ecotype Gifberg chromosome 6, rHemCap1.1.pri, whole genome shotgun sequence genome window below encodes:
- the LOC128331102 gene encoding vomeronasal type-2 receptor 26-like, translated as MKEQINFFSSVVSKLYQHALALVFAVNEINENPNILPNITIGFHMYDSYYDARMTYHTTLDLLFKSHRFVPNYTCDNQRSLIAVIGSLGSEISLCMSDVLGLYKIPQLTYSSFAPEENGKAQFPYLYHTVPSESHQYRGIIQLLQHFRWTWVGLFVVDDDSGEHFLQVMEPLLSQNGICSAFTERILKEAFWRTDTEMDNMGENMYLRLTDSKARTCIVYGEMMTILLLILITNFLYKEISLGNVWIMTAQIEFAFASIQMDANLQAFQGAISFTIHSNHLLKFKEFLQMVKPSRTQGYGFLKDFWEQAFDCTFLNLQEKEVHRICTGEEKLESLPGPLFEIGMTGHSYSIYNAVYAVAHAFHAMYSSRSNHRVIVEGKILQFQDFRPWQLHSYFQGIWFNNSVGETVSFNHNREMEDGFDIMNMVTFPNNSFLKVKIGSIQHKALTGEFIINDDLIVWHRKFTQIPPVSSCSNSCQPGYQKKKKEGEKFCCYDCVLCPEGKISNQNDMDDCFMCPEDQYPSKDRDVCILKVIHFLSYEEPLGTSLASAAVSFSLITVLALGIFIKHKNTPIVKANNHVITYTLLISLLLCFLCSFLFLGQPRKLTCFFRQSTFGIIFSVAVSCVLAKTITVVLAFMATKPGYSMRKWLGKRLTNSIAFSSSFVEVVICTVWLATTPPFPDFDMHSLIGEIIAECNEGSVIMFYIVLGYMGILSIISFTVAFLARKLPDSFNEAKFITFSMLMFCSVWLSFVPTYLSTKGKYMVAVEIFSILASSTGLLGCIFSPKCYIILLRPELNIREQLVRRNK; from the exons ATGAAAGAGCAAATTAACTTTTTTTCCAGCGTGGTGTCAAAGTTGTACCAGCATGCTCTGGCCTTGGTGTTTGCTGTGAATGAGATCAATGAGAATCCAAACATCTTGCCCAATATTACTATTGGGTTCCACATGTATGACAGCTACTATGATGCGAGGATGACATATCATACTACTCTGGATCTGCTCTTCAAATCCCATAGGTTTGTTCCTAACTATACATGTGACAACCAAAGAAGCCTAATAGCTGTCATTGGAAGCCTTGGTTCTGAAATCTCCTTATGCATGTCAGATGTATTAGGCCTCTACAAGATCCCACAG CTCACCTACAGCTCTTTTGCCCCGGAAGAGAATGGAAAAGCACAGTTTCCATACTTGTACCACACAGTCCCAAGTGAATCTCATCAGTACAGAGGGATTATCCAGTTACTTCAGCATTTTCGATGGACGTGGGTTGGGCtctttgttgttgatgatgacaGTGGAGAACATTTTTTGCAAGTTATGGAGCCATTGCTTTCTCAGAATGGAATTTGTTCAGCCTTCACTGAAAGAATCCTAAAGGAAGCTTTTTGGCGTACTGACACTGAGATGGATAATATGGGTGAAAACATGTATCTGCGTCTCACAGACAGCAAAGCCAGAACATGTATTGTCTATGGTGAAATGATGACCATTTTATTGCTGATTCTTATAACAAATTTTTTATATAAAGAAATATCCTTGGGAAATGTGTGGATTATGACAGCCCAGATTGAGTTTGCATTCGCAAGCATCCAAATGGATGCAAATCTGCAAGCATTCCAaggtgccatttccttcacaATACACTCAAATCACCTTCTAAAGTTCAAGGAATTTCTTCAGATGGTAAAGCCTTCCCGGACACAAGGATATGGTTTTCTCAAGGATTTCTGGGAGCAAGCATTTGACTGTACATTTCTGAATCTCCAGGAAAAGGAGGTCCACAGAATATGTACTGGGGAGGAGAAGCTAGAGAGCCTTCCTGGACCTTTGTTTGAAATTGGTATGACTGGTCACAGCTACAGCATCTATAATGCTGTCTATGCTGTGGCACATGCTTTCCATGCAATGTATTCATCTCGATCCAACCACAGAGTAATAGTGGAAGGTAAAATCCTCCAGTTTCAGGATTTCAGGCCTTGGCAG CTCCATTCATATTTTCAAGGCATTTGGTTTAACAACTCAGTTGGAGAGACAGTGTCCTTTAATCATAACAGAGAAATGGAAGATGGATTTGACATCATGAACATGGTAACATTCCCAAATAACTCATTCCTTAAAGTGAAAATTGGAAGCATTCAACACAAGGCTCTTACAGGAGAATTCATCATTAATGATGATCTAATCGTGTGGCACAGAAAATTTACTCAG ATTCCACCTGTTTCATCGTGTAGTAACTCTTGCCAGCCTGGTtatcagaagaaaaagaaagaaggagaaaaattttgCTGCTACGATTGTGTTCTATGCCCTGAAGGAAAGATTTCAAACCAAAATG ACATGGATGATTGTTTCATGTGCCCAGAAGATCAATATCCAAGCAAGGACAGAGATGTATGTATTCTGAAAGTTATACACTTTCTATCTTATGAAGAACCATTAGGGACAAGTTTAGCCTCAGCTGCAGTTTCTTTTTCCCTGATCACTGTTTTAGCACTAGGAATTTTTATTAAGCACAAAAATACCCccattgtaaaagccaataaccATGTCATCACCTACACTCTTctcatctctctcctgctctgtttTCTCTGTTCTTTCCTATTTCTGGGGCAACCAAGGAAGCTAACTTGCTTTTTTCGACAATCTActtttggcatcatcttctcagtggctgtttcttgtgtgttggccaaaaccatcactgtggttcTAGCGTTCATGGCTACCAAACCAGGGTACAGCATGAGGAAATGGCTGGGGAAAAGACTGACCAACTCCATTGCGTTTTCCAGTTCCTTTGTTGAAGTAGTCATTTGTACAGTGTGGCTAGCAACCACTCCTCCATTCCCAGATTTTGATATGCATTCATTGATTGGAGAGATAATAGCAGAATGTAATGAAGGATCTgtcattatgttttatattgtccTGGGTTACATGGGAATTCTGTCCATTATAAGTTTCACTGTGGCTTTCCTAGCCAGAAAGTTACCAGATAGTTTTAATGAAGCCAAATTTATCACTTTCAGTATGCTCATGTTTTGCAgtgtgtggttgtcttttgttccaacctacttgagcaccaaggggaaatacatggtagCTGTGGAAATCTTCTCTATCTTAGCTTCCAGTACTGGGTTATTGGGTTGTATCTTttcccccaaatgctacattattttgCTGAGGCCTGAACTGAACATTAGGGAGCAGCTAGTAAGGAGAAATAAGTAA
- the LOC128331103 gene encoding olfactory receptor 14A16-like — protein sequence MEFVLLGFSDIRELQILHFVMFLSVYLATLMGNFLLIVIVIQDCHLHSPMYFFLVNLSLSDICYISTTVPKSMATSLTTNTLISFSGCVSQVFFMFIFAGADLFLLTIMSYDRYVAICYPLQYSLIMNWDTCIRMAAASWIGSMIHAAMHTVFTFRLQFCKSNFINQFFCDIPPLLMISCTDTMTNQVAILASFIFLSMSSFSLILVSYSYIFSTVFKVRSVQARYKAFSTCIPHLVVFSLFVFTSGFSFLKPKFLSSPSINLLAAVLYTIVPPLMNPIIYSLRNKDIQVAFLKMSKVWISPSHYKKLFQKAPGNRA from the coding sequence ATGGAATTTGTTCTTCTGGGATTTTCGGATATCCGAGAGCTGCAGATACTACACTTTGTGATGTTTCTCTCTGTTTATTTGGCCACCCTGATGGGAAACTTTCTCCTCATTGTCATTGTGATTCAGGATTGTCACCTTCACAgccccatgtatttcttcctgGTCAACCTATCACTGTCAGACATATGCTACATCTCTACCACTGTTCCCAAATCGATGGCCACTTCACTGACAACCAACACACTGATTTCTTTCTCCGGATGTGTCTCACAGGTTTTCTTTATGTTTATATTTGCCGGGGCTGACCTATTCCTGCTCACTATCATGTCTTATGACCGATATGTAGCAATCTGCTACCCTCTACAATACAGCTTGATCATGAATTGGGATACTTGCATACGAATGGCAGCTGCTTCTTGGATAGGCAGTATGATCCATGCAGCAATGCACACTGTATTCACATTTAGGTTACAGTTCTGCAAGTCTAACTTCATCAACCAATTTTTCTGTGACATTCCTCCCTTATTAATGATTTCATGCACTGATACAATGACCAATCAAGTGGCCATTCTTGCCAGTTTCATTTTTCTAAGCATGTCTTCTTTTTCATTGATTCTGGTATCTTACAGTTACATCTTTTCTACTGTGTTTAAGGTTCGGTCAGTTCAGGCCAGGTATAAAGCCTTCTCCACCTGTATCCCACACCTGGTTgtcttttctttgtttgtttttacttctGGTTTCTCTTTCTTGAAACCAAAGTTTTTGTCCTCTCCATCTATAAACTTGTTGGCTGCGGTTTTGTATACAATTGTACCACCTTTAATGAATCCCATCATTTACAGCCTGAGAAATAAAGACATCCAAGTGGCATTCCTGAAAATGTCAAAAGTTTGGATATCACCAAGTCACTATAAAAAGCTTTTTCAGAAGGCCCCGGGAAACAGAGCATAA